One Capsicum annuum cultivar UCD-10X-F1 chromosome 2, UCD10Xv1.1, whole genome shotgun sequence genomic window carries:
- the LOC124896005 gene encoding uncharacterized protein LOC124896005 isoform X1 — MFGRVFIEIDGSSWYLASKEVNDAVRKSVMRLFTYPWHDWWDIPIVSKQAMFQEFKHDQVISTIFEKHATMSHQIAHLRRALAQAVAPDSSSEEETDSDEKFVGAR, encoded by the exons ATGTTTGGTAGAGTGTTTATCGAGATTGATGGATCTTc GTGGTATCTTGCGTCAAAAGAAGTTAATGACGCTGTAAGGAAGAGCGTTATGAGACTTTTTACATATCCTTGGCACGACTGGTGGGATATTCCAATAGTCTCTAAACAAGCCATGTTTCAAGAGTTTAAG CACGATCAGGTCATTTCTACAATTTTTGAGAAACATGCTACTATGTCACATCAGATTGCACATCTTAGACGGGCCTTAGCACAGGCCGTTGCTCCTGATTCAAGTAGCGAAGAGGAAACAGATAGTGATGAAAAGTTTGTTGGGGCTCGTTAG
- the LOC124896005 gene encoding uncharacterized protein LOC124896005 isoform X2, which translates to MFGRVFIEIDGSSWYLASKEVNDAVRKSVMRLFTYPWHDWWDIPIVSKQAMFQEFKVISTIFEKHATMSHQIAHLRRALAQAVAPDSSSEEETDSDEKFVGAR; encoded by the exons ATGTTTGGTAGAGTGTTTATCGAGATTGATGGATCTTc GTGGTATCTTGCGTCAAAAGAAGTTAATGACGCTGTAAGGAAGAGCGTTATGAGACTTTTTACATATCCTTGGCACGACTGGTGGGATATTCCAATAGTCTCTAAACAAGCCATGTTTCAAGAGTTTAAG GTCATTTCTACAATTTTTGAGAAACATGCTACTATGTCACATCAGATTGCACATCTTAGACGGGCCTTAGCACAGGCCGTTGCTCCTGATTCAAGTAGCGAAGAGGAAACAGATAGTGATGAAAAGTTTGTTGGGGCTCGTTAG
- the LOC124896005 gene encoding uncharacterized protein LOC124896005 isoform X3, which translates to MFGRVFIEIDGSSWYLASKEVNDAVRKSVMRLFTYPWHDWWDIPIVSKQAMFQEFKIAHLRRALAQAVAPDSSSEEETDSDEKFVGAR; encoded by the exons ATGTTTGGTAGAGTGTTTATCGAGATTGATGGATCTTc GTGGTATCTTGCGTCAAAAGAAGTTAATGACGCTGTAAGGAAGAGCGTTATGAGACTTTTTACATATCCTTGGCACGACTGGTGGGATATTCCAATAGTCTCTAAACAAGCCATGTTTCAAGAGTTTAAG ATTGCACATCTTAGACGGGCCTTAGCACAGGCCGTTGCTCCTGATTCAAGTAGCGAAGAGGAAACAGATAGTGATGAAAAGTTTGTTGGGGCTCGTTAG